The following are encoded in a window of Peromyscus eremicus chromosome 12, PerEre_H2_v1, whole genome shotgun sequence genomic DNA:
- the LOC131922471 gene encoding keratin-associated protein 19-5-like, with translation MCHYSSYYGGRGYGHGGINGLGCGHGGFSGLRYGHGGVSGYGFHHRGFNGLGYGYGCGGGSFHRLGNHYGFGGYGYGSGYGNHRYGYFHPSSFGRYGFSSFY, from the coding sequence ATGTGCCACTACAGCAGCTACTATGGAGGCCGAGGCTATGGCCATGGAGGTATCAATGGACTGGGCTGTGGCCATGGGGGCTTTAGTGGCCTGCGATATGGCCATGGAGGTGTCAGTGGCTATGGCTTCCACCACAGAGGCTTCAATGGCCTGGGCTATGGCTATGGCTGTGGAGGTGGCAGCTTCCACAGACTGGGCAACCATTATGGCTTTGGAGGCTATGGATATGGTTCTGGCTATGGAAACCACAGATATGGTTACTTCCATCCCTCATCTTTTGGGAGATATGGCTTCTCCAGCTTCTACTGA